The Pelobates fuscus isolate aPelFus1 chromosome 2, aPelFus1.pri, whole genome shotgun sequence genome has a segment encoding these proteins:
- the SST gene encoding somatostatin codes for MQSCRMRCALTILSLALAVSSISSAPTDPRLRQFLQKSLAAAGKQELAKYFLAELLSEPSLTDNEALESEDLPRGAEQDEVRLELERSANSSPALAPRERKAGCKNFFWKTFTSC; via the exons ATGCAGTCCTGCCGTATGCGCTGTGCCCTCACCATCCTCTCACTGGCCCTGGCAGTGAGCTCCATCTCATCTGCTCCCACAGATCCGAGACTTCGCCAGTTCCTGCAGAAATCACTGGCAGCGGCAGGGAAACAG GAGCTAGCCAAGTATTTCCTGGCAGAATTGCTATCAGAGCCTTCCCTGACAGACAATGAAGCGTTGGAATCAGAGGATCTGCCCAGAGGTGCTGAACAGGATGAAGTGAGATTGGAACTAGAACGATCTGCAAACTCCAGTCCAGCCTTGGCCCCCAGAGAACGCAAAGCTGGATGCAAAAACTTCTTCTGGAAAACCTTCACGTCCTGTTAG